TTGAGCTGAACCAGAGCGGCAAGGTGCGCGCGATCGCCGTGTCGACCGCAAAGCGCAGTCCGGCGCTGCCGGACGTGCCGACGGTCGCGGAGTCCGGGTTGCCGGATTACAAATACGAAGCCTGGTTTGCCGTGATGGCGCCGGCCGGCACGCCTAAGCCGATCCTCAACAAGGTGAGCGAGGACATTGTCGGGATTCTGCGGAATCCCGACGTGGCCGAAAAGCTGACCCGGCAGGGCGTGGAGATCGTCTACAGCACGCCGGACAAGTTCGACGCGGTGCTGAAGGCCGATGTCGAGCGCAACAGCGCGATTCTTCGCGCCGCGGGCGTCGGCGCTCAGTAGCTTCTATCAGGGCTCTCAAACAGACGGGCTGTCATTCCGGGGCGCCGCGAAGCGGCGAACCCGGAATCCATTTGAGACGGCGGTGTCTGGATCTGGATTCCGGGTTCACTCGCTTTCGCGAGTGCCCCGGAATGGCAGCTGCGCGTTCACGCCGTGCGGCGGACGTTGCGGCCATAGAGCGGCTCGGCGTGGCCGATCACGCGCTTGATCGAGGGCGCGCGGCGGCGCAGGCCGCGCTCCAGCTCGTCGACCTTGTCATGCACCGCCTGCACGGTCAGTGCCGGATCGAGCCGGCAGTGGAAGTTCACGATCTCGCCTTCGTCGGTCTCACGCACGCGAACGTTATGCACCTCGGTGATCTGGCCGATCTCGGCCGCGAGCTCGGCGAGAGTCATCTCCACCGCCTTGACGCGCTCGGGGGGCGCCTCGCGGCCCAAGGCGTCCTGCTGCAGGGGCTCGATGTGCGTCTCGACCTCGACCTCGGTGCCGAGCTCGTCGCGGAGCGCGGCCTCGAGCCCGTCGGCCACCTCATGCGCCGCCCCGAGCGTGAGCTTGCGGTCAAGTTCGAGATCGAGCGAGACCGAACGCTTGCCGTGAATGTCGTGGACGGTGACATGATGCACAGCGACGCCGCGGTTTCGCGCGATCACCATGACACGTTCCTGGACGGTCTCGGTGTCGAGCGCGCGTGGCGCGATGGTGACTACCGCTTCGGACCGCGGCATCTCGGCCCGGATCGCTTCGGCAACCTGGGTCTTCACGGCTTCGACGCGGTCGAGCGGCAGCGTCCGGCTGACGCCGGCCACGACCTCGACGAAAACCTTGTCGCCGGACGGGCGCACCCGGACGCGGTCGACCGCGACCACGCCGCGAACCTTCGAGGCCGCGCGCGAGACGGTCTGTGCCGAGCCAGCCGGTGCCGTGTCGGTCAGCGTGTCGATGGTGCGCCGGCCGAGCCGCCAGCCTGCGATACAGACGAACAACGCCACCACAAGCGCCGCCGCGGAATCTGCCCATTGATAGCCCAGCGCCAGGCCGCCCAATCCGACCAGCACGGCGAGCGAAGACCACATGTCGGAGCTGAAGTGCAGCGCATCGGCCTCCAGCGCTTCGCTTACGGTTTCCTTTGCCACGCGATTGAGCAGGCGGGCGCGGAAGAAATCCACGACGATCGAGACGATGATCACGGCAAAGGCCGCGATCGTCGCCTCGACAGCGTGACCGCCCTCGCCGAGGAGGCGCCTTGCCGCTTCCCACATGACCACGCCGGAGAGCAGGAACAGCAGCGCCGTCTCGGCCAGCGCGGCGACGCTCTCCATCTTGCCGTGGCCGTAGTGATGCTCCTCGTCGGCGGGCTTGCCGGAGACGCGGACCGCGAAATAGGTCATCAGCGTCGCGCCGAGGTCGATCAGCGAGTGTGCCGCCTCCGACAGGATCGCAAGCGAGCCCGTCAGCGCGCCGACCACGCCCTTGGCCACGGTCAATCCGCCGGATGCCAGGATCGACGTCAATGCGACTCGTTCCTTGGTGGACTGCATCGGGCGGCTCATCCTCTTGGGTCGAATTCTTGGGTCGAAGGAGACAGGCAAATAATGCGTCCGAGCGTGAGTGCAAAGCGTCTTGTTCGCGCTGCGCATGGTTGGCCCACGTCTTTTTGGAAAAGCGGTGTCCACTTTTCCAAGACATGCGCTAAGCTGCAAACGACAATAAGAACGATATGCATCACCAAGCGCAAAAAGCGCTGGTTTTTCGGGAGGGCGACCATGAAGGGGCTGACATTTCGGATATTGGCGGCAGCGATGCTGCTCGTTGCGATTGGTTCGCATTCGCGCGTTTCGGCGCAGGACTATCCGTCAAGAAACATCACCATCGTGGTGCCGCTCGGCGCCGGCACCGGCATGGACGTGCTGGTCCGGTTTTTCGCGGACAGGCTCCAGGCCGCGTTCGGGAAGGCGGTGATCGTCGAGAACAAGCCCGGCGCCTCGACCATGCTTGCGGCATC
The Rhodoplanes sp. Z2-YC6860 genome window above contains:
- a CDS encoding cation diffusion facilitator family transporter, whose amino-acid sequence is MQSTKERVALTSILASGGLTVAKGVVGALTGSLAILSEAAHSLIDLGATLMTYFAVRVSGKPADEEHHYGHGKMESVAALAETALLFLLSGVVMWEAARRLLGEGGHAVEATIAAFAVIIVSIVVDFFRARLLNRVAKETVSEALEADALHFSSDMWSSLAVLVGLGGLALGYQWADSAAALVVALFVCIAGWRLGRRTIDTLTDTAPAGSAQTVSRAASKVRGVVAVDRVRVRPSGDKVFVEVVAGVSRTLPLDRVEAVKTQVAEAIRAEMPRSEAVVTIAPRALDTETVQERVMVIARNRGVAVHHVTVHDIHGKRSVSLDLELDRKLTLGAAHEVADGLEAALRDELGTEVEVETHIEPLQQDALGREAPPERVKAVEMTLAELAAEIGQITEVHNVRVRETDEGEIVNFHCRLDPALTVQAVHDKVDELERGLRRRAPSIKRVIGHAEPLYGRNVRRTA